The Christensenella timonensis DNA segment AAGCTCTTTTTGACCAATGCGCTTTTGCGTCAGGAATTTTTCCGCGTGCAAAACGATTACGATGCCTATTCCGCGGCATGCGTGATGTTGGAGCTGGCGGATAAGCTTTTGCAGCACACGACCGAATATGAAGATTTGTTCCTGACGTTGATCTATGCGCTGTATGCGATGGAAACAGCGCAGCTCCTGCCTATGCAGTCGCTGGCGTATTTTTTTGCCCGCATTACCTCGCTGATGGGAATTTTCCCGTCCATAGGGGAATGCGCGACGTGCGGCGGGGAAGCGGCAAGCGATCCGGCATGCTTTTCCCTTGCGGAGGGCGGGGAAGTGTGCGCGTCGTGTGCGCCTCATGTCAGGACGATAAAGGTCCCGCGCAGCGTGCTGCAAAATATGTGTGTTTTGAGCGGTTTAAAACCAAAACAGGTATCGGAAGCACAGACAAAAGGGGAGGATGCCAAAGGGATCGTCTTATTGTTGTCAAAATATCTGGATTCCATGATGGAAATCCACCTGAAAACAATGAAGTTTTTGAATGAAAATTCTTTGTAAAGTTGTTGTTTTATGAAAGGCGTTCATGTATAATATACGTTGGATTCTATTAAACGGCTACTCTATTTTGCGTAAAGTTTTTAAATAATATTATTATCCAGGAGGAGTTTTAAGAATGGCTAACAAGTATGTATACCTTTTCAAAGAAGGTGACGCGTCCATGAGAAACCTTTTGGGCGGCAAAGGCGCGAACTTGGCGGAAATGACCAAGCTGGGCCTGCCGGTTCCACAAGGTTTTATTGTTTCTACGGAAGCTTGCACGAAGTACTACGAAGACGGCAAAGTGATTGCTGACGAAGTGGTGAACCAGATCTACGATGCAATGGCGAAAACGGAAGAAGTGACCGGAAAGAAATTCGGCGATCCCGAAAACCCGTTCCTCGTATCTGTCCGCAGCGGCGCGCGCGCTTCCATGCCCGGCATGATGGACACGATCCTGAACCTCGGTCTCAATGATATCGCGGTGGAAGGCGTGGCGAAGAAGTCCGGCAATCCTCGTTTTGCGTACGACAGCTACAGGAGATTCATCCAGATGTTCTCCGACGTTGTTATGTGTATCGATAAAGAAAAATTCGAGCACGAGCTGCAGGCAATGAAAGACGCTAAAGGCGTGAAACTCGATACGGAGCTTGATGCTGACGATCTGAAAGAGCTCGTAGCAAAATACAAAGCGATCTATAAGCAGGAAATGGGCAAAGATTTCCCGCAGGATGCAAAAGAACAGCTTTTAGAGTCCGTTACGGCAGTGTTCCGTTCGTGGGACAACCCGAGGGCGATCGTATATCGCCGCATGAACGATATCCCGGCCAGCTGGGGTACGGCGGTAAACGTGCAGGCAATGGTATTCGGCAACATGGGCGACGATTGCGGTACGGGCGTTGCGTTTACGAGAAACCCCTCCACAGGCGAAAAGAAACTGTATGGCGAATACCTGATGAATGCACAGGGCGAAGACGTTGTTGCAGGGATCAGGACGCCGCAGCCGATTTCCCATCTGGCTGACCAGATGCCGGAAGTTTATGAGCAGTTCGCGAAAATCGCGCAGTCTTTGGAAGACCATTACAAAGATATGCAGGATATGGAATTCACGATCGAGGGCGGCAAGCTCTACATGCTGCAGACAAGAAACGGTAAGAGAACGGCTCCGGCGGCCCTTAAGATCGCCGTTGACCTGGTGGATGAAGGCAAGCTGACGAAAGAAGAAGCGATCCTCAAGGTTGAGCCGAAGCAGCTCGATTCGCTGCTGCACCCAATGTTCAACGCAGACGCCCTTAAGAAAGCAAAACCGATCGCAAAGGGCCTTCCGGCATCCCCGGGCGCCGCTTGCGGTAAACTTTACTTCACGGCTGACGATGCTACGGCTGCTGCTGCGAAGGGCGAAAAGGTCGTCCTTGCAAGACAGGAAACTTCCCCGGAAGATATCGAAGGCATGTATGCTTCCGAAGGCATCCTGACAGCCCGCGGCGGTATGACATCCCACGCAGCTGTTGTTGCCCGCGGTATGGGTACATGCTGTGTAGCAGGCTGCGGCGAATTGAAGATCGCAGAATGTGCTAAAACGATGACGACAGCGGATGGTACCGTCTACAAAGAAGGGGACTATATCTCCCTG contains these protein-coding regions:
- the recO gene encoding DNA repair protein RecO codes for the protein MEKHYCIVLRSTDYKDYDKILTLFSRTGGRINAQARGARKIKSEVASASQVLSCGEYEFYKKGDKLFLTNALLRQEFFRVQNDYDAYSAACVMLELADKLLQHTTEYEDLFLTLIYALYAMETAQLLPMQSLAYFFARITSLMGIFPSIGECATCGGEAASDPACFSLAEGGEVCASCAPHVRTIKVPRSVLQNMCVLSGLKPKQVSEAQTKGEDAKGIVLLLSKYLDSMMEIHLKTMKFLNENSL
- the ppdK gene encoding pyruvate, phosphate dikinase, with amino-acid sequence MANKYVYLFKEGDASMRNLLGGKGANLAEMTKLGLPVPQGFIVSTEACTKYYEDGKVIADEVVNQIYDAMAKTEEVTGKKFGDPENPFLVSVRSGARASMPGMMDTILNLGLNDIAVEGVAKKSGNPRFAYDSYRRFIQMFSDVVMCIDKEKFEHELQAMKDAKGVKLDTELDADDLKELVAKYKAIYKQEMGKDFPQDAKEQLLESVTAVFRSWDNPRAIVYRRMNDIPASWGTAVNVQAMVFGNMGDDCGTGVAFTRNPSTGEKKLYGEYLMNAQGEDVVAGIRTPQPISHLADQMPEVYEQFAKIAQSLEDHYKDMQDMEFTIEGGKLYMLQTRNGKRTAPAALKIAVDLVDEGKLTKEEAILKVEPKQLDSLLHPMFNADALKKAKPIAKGLPASPGAACGKLYFTADDATAAAAKGEKVVLARQETSPEDIEGMYASEGILTARGGMTSHAAVVARGMGTCCVAGCGELKIAECAKTMTTADGTVYKEGDYISLDGSTGNVYGEAIETQEAQVTGDFATVMGWADSIRRLKVRTNADTPHDAEQAIEFGAEGIGLCRTEHMFFAEDRIAAMREMIVSKTVEQREKALSKLLPMQKEDFKGIYKAMKGNPVTIRFLDPPLHEFLPTAADDIAALAKEMNMSVDDLQGIIDSLHEFNPMLGHRGCRLAVTFPEIAVMQTRAVMEAAIETINETGYDIVPEIMIPLVGDVKELKYVKDFVVETAEKVMEEKGKKIDYKVGTMIEVPRAAVTADEIAKEAEFFSFGTNDLTQMTFGFSRDDAGKFLDDYYTKKIYESDPFAKLDQDGVGKLVKMAVELGRKTRPDIKLGICGEHGGDPSTVEFCDSLGLNYVSCSPFRVPIARLAAAHAVVKSK